Within Rhodovulum sp. MB263, the genomic segment CCCGCAGGCTGTCTGGCGAGCAACCCAGCTTGCCGGCGATGTCGCGCACCGCGCCTGTCAAAGACGCATAGCTGTCGAGAGGGTCGATGACCATCTGCACCGCCCGTTCGCGGAACTCGGCCGGATACGGGCTCGTCGTGTTCTTCTTCCTGTCCATGCGAGGGCCTCCTTTGAGAGTTTGGCCCTCCGGGCAAGGCGGCCCGGTTCAGTGCGTCCTGTGGGAAGATCGGCGCGGCACCCGCAGCAGGTCGGTCCGCGCCGGGATCTTCCGGGATGCGAAGCGCGACCGTCAAGCGTAAAGCTACATTGTCGCAAATACTTGCAGAACATCTTCGGAGGGTTCTGACCGATGCCCTGCATCGGCGGAATGGGCAAGGACAGGACCCCCCGGTTTCCACCCGCCGCGCGGGCATGCGGCGGGCGGGCTATATTCCGTCATCGCAAAAAACGGCTGTCTTGCCGCGGGCGCCTATCTTTCCACGGGAATGACGTAGCTTGCCGGATATTCGCGGTGTTTGTCGGTGATCGAGTCGACAATGCCGAAATCCAGGAAAACCGCGCTTGCGACGATCTTTCCGCCCATGGTGCTCGGGATCGCCCCGACGGCTTCGCGGCCCCGCTTCGTCTCGCAATCATATCTCAACGCGTCGTCCGACCGCCGGACGCTGACGACGGCAGGAATATCAGCCACTTGTGCCTGACGTTTGTTGGAAAGCTTGCAGCGGCCCGACTCGCCGTTGCTGAAGGAAAGGGCGACCGGAACATTCGCATCATTGGTAATCGAGGCACAGGCCCCAAGGCTCATGAGACCAGCGAGCAGGGCTGGCATGCACAGGGTACGCAAATTGTCTTCTCCGTTGTTCATGAAAACTGATAACAGGCAGGGCTTTCGCGGTCGCCTCCCCGAACGCGGCAGCCATGCCAACGAACTTTCCCGACCCGATATTGCAAATCCTTTCGCGCCGATTGCGCGAAACGGTCGCAGCGGTCGCATGGCAGACGGGGGCGGACAGCGGCGGGGCATGGGGATGGAGCTTGCCGGGGGCGCCCGGCCCCTCGAAAAGCGAACGCCCGGCCGGAGGAGGTCTCCGGCCGGGCGTCGCTGCTCGATCTCAGATCCGATCAGAACCTGACCGAATAGGTCGCCTGGATCGCGTGGGACTGGCTGTTTTCGCTCAGCGTGCCCTGATAGCCGATGTCGAGAACCGAGCGCTCGGTCAGCTCGGTCCGCAGACCCAGCGACAGCACCGCCTGGTTGCGGTCCAGCGCCGAGCCGGTGACCGAGAAGGCATCGCTGCCCGAGGCGAAGCGCATGGTCGATTCCGCGTTCAGATCGCCGCTGACATGCTGCCAGGCCACACCGCCGTGCAGGTTGCTCATCCCGGCGCCAATACCTTCGAGATCGCGGCCGAAGCGCAGGCCGACGGTGGTGATGCCCTGGGTCAGGTCCTCGCCGTCGACAGACAGCGCCGCCGAGCCGCCGGTTTCGGTGAAGCTGTCGATCTCCTGGTAGAGGATCGCCTGACCGATGAAGGGCTCGAGGCTCGTGCGGCCGGCGCTGGTCTGATAGCCCAGCTCGACGAAGGCCTGCGCGGTGCGCGCCCAGTAATCGGCTTCGAGATCCTGACGGACACCGCCCACCGAGACGTTCCGTTTGGCCGAGACGTCATCCCAAGTGTAGCTCGCCCCCATCCGGAGCGCCATCTGGCCGAAGCTCCTGGCGGTGTAGACACCGAGTTGGTAGCTGTCGGCATCGCTGTCAGCGCTGCTGTCCTTGGCATCGGTATCGACCAGCCCGAAGCTGCCGAAGACACCCGTGCGCCAGCCGCCATCGGTCTCGGCATCGGCCCCGATCACGAAACCGCCGGTGGTCGCTTCCATGCCCGACGCGCCGTCGCTGCCGTCAAGCTTGGACCAGCTGCCATAGGCCTGCCCCCAGACCTCGGGATTGGAGAAGAAGCTGCCCGCGGTCTCATAGGAGGTCGCGTTGCGGGTAACCGCCGCCGGGGTAGCCGCACCCGGGGTTATCTGGCGCATCCGGTTCACCACCAGCCGACGGGTCGGCTCGGTGGATTGCAGCATCGCCGTGGACATGCTGGCATGGGTCTCGCCCGACAGCGCCTGATAGGTCCGGTCGATCTCGCCGTCTTCGAGGAACAGCACCTTCTTGTAGAGCGGGTTTTCCTCGTCCATCGTCCCGATAGCCCGCGCGGTATTGCGCGCGTTGGAGTTCGACGAGCTCACCACATCCTCGAAATCGACATCGTTGCGGGTCAGAGCAAGCAGGACTTCGGTGTCGTTGTCATAGTCGAGGGTCGTGTCGAGATAGGCGAAGGTGTCGCTGACCTCGGAGAATTCGCCGGTGATGCCCTGATCCGCGGTCATGATCGTGTACCAGGTGTTCAGGCTGAAATCGGCCTCGTCATCGCTTGCCAGACGCGACACTTTCAGAGACGAGCTGCCGCCCAGGGTGACCGCGCCGCCGATGGTGCCGGGTTCGTCGGGAACCAGCGAGCTGTATTGGCCCTCGTCGGTGCTTTTCACCGCCAGCAGGTCCGAGGTGCCGTCGCTGGACACGGTGACCGCGTAGCTGGCGCCGTCGGCGAAGCTGAGATCGCCGCCCGCAATGGTCAGCGTACCGATGCCCGCGCCGCCCGGCGCCACGGTCGAGCCGTCCTGCAGGGTCACGTCCGACAGCGAACCCGACCCGGCCAGGGTTGCGCCAGCCATGACGGTGACGGCGCTGTTGACGAACGTATCGGTATCGACCGCGACGGTCCCGCCATGGATATTGGTATTGCCGTAATAGCCGGAATAGTCGCCGCTCAGGCTGATGGTGCCGTTATAGGCGTTGATCGCGCCGCCGCCGGTGACATCCATCCCGAAGCTATAATCGGTGTCGGTGATGTTGAACACCAGCGAGCCGGTGCCGGTGCCGAAGGCCAGCCTGCCGGCATTCACGCGGCCCGAGGCCACGGCGCCGCCATTCTCTTCTTCCACGTCATAGCTTGCGCCGATGACAAGCGTCCCGGTCGAGCCGCTGTCCCGCGCAACGGTGACGGTGCCGTCGTAATTGCCCTCGCCATCGTCGGTGCCGACCGAGACGGTCGCGCCATTGTTCACCCTCATGATGCCGTTGCCCGAGGATGCGGCGCCGACCGTAAGATCGCCGCCGATCTCGACGCTGCTGCCATCCAGTGCGAGCAGGGAGCCGCGCCCCCTGTTGCCGACGGTGGCGTTGTCCGCAACCTTCAGACTTGAGGCGACGGTGTTCTCATCGCCATCCGTGCCCGCCCCGACGACGGCGACGGTGCCAGTGGCGCCCTGTTCCTGCCCGACGGAGAGATCGCCGACCGAGGCCGCCCCCCCTTCCGAGATCCAGACGATACCCCCCTCGGCGGGATACGACGTGGATGCGCCGCCGAAGCCAAGCCTGAGACCGGAAACGCCTGCACTGTCATGACCGACCGTAAGCAGCGATTCCGTCATTTCAAGCGAAGACCCGACACCCGAGATCCGGATCACCCCATACTCGTCGCCCTCGCCGGCATCATGGCCCAGCGAGACGGCGTCGTTCGCCGTGACCGTGCCGCCTGCGGTGATAGTCATATCGCCCTGACCGCCATAGCCGATATAGGTCTCGTCATTCAGAACCACGTCGGCATCATAAACGGTCCAATTGCCGGTCGAGCCCTCACCCCTGGCCAGATAGGTCTTGCCGTCGACGGTGAGCAACGCGTCGTTCATGATGATGATAGTGGCCGTGCCCGAAATGCCCGCGGAAAGATCCCCGCCCACGGTGGCGCTTGCGTCTTTGCCGCTGACCTGAAGAAGGCCATAGCTCTGCGCTGCATCGCCCAGCGACAGGTCGCTGTCAGCGCCCTGCAGCGTCAGGGTCCCGCCGTCCGAGACCGCCACATAGCCCGGGTAATCGTTGGAGCCGCTTTTGGGGGCCTTGGAGCCGATGACGAGATTGCTGTCCTTCAGGGTGAAGCTCGAGCCCGCGCCCGCGACGCTCAGCTTGCCGCTGCCGCCCTCGGAATTCACGCCCAGAATGACATCCCCCTCGGACGTCGCCTTGCCGCCGGATTGCACGGAGATCGCACCGGTGCCGTCCTCGCCGACGGAAAGGCCCTCCTTGAAGCTGGCCTCGGCCGCGTTGCTGACGGTCAGCGTGCCCGTCGAGCCTGTGCCCTGGCCAAGCCGAAATGCGCCGTTGGAAGTGTAGGTCGAGCCCTGCCCGTCGACGGTGACATAGCCGGCCGAGCCCGCGCCCTGACCCACCGTGACCGTGTCATTGGTCGTGGCCTCGGCGCCTTCGAGGATGTTGAAACCGGCCTCAGAGGAATTGCCCGCGCCCATGAGGAACACGCCATTGGCGGTGTAGCTCGAGCCTGCGCCCTGGACTGTGAAGCTCGCGGTCAAATCGCTGCCTTCGCCCACCGTGACCTCGCCGCTGGTGGTGGCGGAAGAACCGCTGAGGATGTTGAAGTTCGATCTCGAACCGCTGGACTTGCCCAGATAGACCCCGCCGTTCAGGGTCGCGGTCGAGCCGTTTTTCAGGTCCACCTGGCCTGTCGAGTTCGCACCATAGCCAAGGATCAGCTCGGCGCCTTCAGCGCTTTTGAGCTTGCCGTTGTCGACATCGATCCGCCCGGTCGCCCCCTCGCCACGGCCGATGGCGACGTGGTAGCCCGCATCGTAGGTGCCGCCATCCTTGACATAGAGGACGCCGGTCGTACCGTCTTGAAAGCCGATGCGGCTCCAGGAGCCGGCAGTATAAAGCCTGGACCCTTCCCCGGTCACGGTGACGGTCGATTCCGTCTCGCCCCTGCTCCAGCCGATCGCCAGGACGGCATTTTCGTCGGAGGTCGCATTCAGGGTAGCACCGCCCGAGATCGTGACAGTCCGGGGTCCGACATTCGGAATCGTGGGATTGGAGCCGTAATCGGCAGCAACCGTGACCCCCTTGGAACTGACCACGGCGCCTTCGCCATCGATGACCAGATCGGCCCCGTTGAAACCGTTGTCCCAGTTCTCGAAGTAGTTGAAGGTATCGTCGAATTTCCCGGTCCAGTTGCTGGTCGTGTTCTCATCCTCGGCCCAGCCAGCCGGGGCGAGCGAAAGGGCCGCGACCGAGACGAGGGCCGTGGTGGACAGGAAGTACCGTATTCTCTGGGTGTTCATGGCAACCTTAACGCTTTGAAAAAACCGGAAGGGCCTGCCACGTGACACGACTTCCTCCCACAATCGCGGCCAAGATAGACGCGGGGGAAGCCTGCCAGATATGTCTCAGCCGGTAGGGCTGAAGCGCAATCGTATATCGAAAGGAGAGCGGACTATACCAATGGCCCATTCGCCATCCTTTCGAGGCGGCCGAAGGGGCTGTCGCGACCGGGCGGATCGACCGGGGCCGGGTCCGGGGCGCAGTTGACTGCCCCACGGGTGCCATCCTTCTCATGGGCTTCTCATGGGCTCGCAAGCGCGGCAGGATCCACGCGCATCAAGCGGCAACAAGCTGCCGATACTGCGCCGTGCTCGGCTGCTTTCAGCGCATTGCGCGGCAGAAACCGCTCGCCGCTACGAAAAGACGCGCCGGGTACGGGTTGCGGGGGATCTGCCACCCCCGGCGGCCCGGCCGGGCCTCTTGTTGCGGGGGGAGGGCTGGCGGCGCGGCCGAAGTCTGACGGCGGTCAGACCGGGCTGGCCTTCGCCCCACGATTCTGTCGTCGCGCAGACAGAGCCTCGTTTCCGCATCCCGATCCCGTCTTCGGGGCCGGTCGGTTGCTGCCGGGTCTTGCAGCGGACAGGCGCCGGAAGCCGCTGGTCATGCCCGCCCGCCCGGGGCCAAGGGGCCGCTGTCCCTGCCGGCCGACAGCCCCCCGACGGGCCGGCCGCTATTCGCCCTCGCCGCTTTCGCGCGCAGCCTGCCGGTCGCGCAGCGCCGGGCGCAACCGCAGGAACCAGACGAACAGCACGGTCAGACCCAGAAGCGCGGCGCTGGCGGGGCTGGTGAGGAAGATCGTCGGATCGCCCTCGGACACAATAAGCGAGCGGCGCAGGAATTCCTCGAAATAGGGGCCGAGGATCACGCCCATCAGCGCCGGCACCACCGGATAGCCGAAGCGGCGCATCAGGAAGGCCAGCACCCCGATCGCCAGCGCCATCCACATCTGGAAGGCCGACCAGGACGAGGCGAAGACGCCCACCATCGAGATCAGCGCGATGAAGGCGTAAAGCACGCCGCGATTGATCTGGCTGAGCCGCAGATAGACCGGCCCGAAGGCCAGGACCGACAGGAAGACCAGGATCGAGGACACGAAGAGCGCCGCGAACATCGGCGCGATCTCGATGAAATTCGATCCCAGGAGCGCGGGCCCTGGCACAAGCCCGTGCAGCAGCAGCACGCCGAAGATGATGGCGGTGACCGCGTCGCCCGGAATGCCCATGGTCAGAAGCGGGATCACCGCGCCGCCGCACATCGCGTTATTGGCGGTCTCGGAGGCCGCGAGCCCTTCATACGATCCCTTGCCGAAGATCTCGGGGCGACGCGCGGAGCGCTTGGCCTCGGCATAGGCGATGAAGGAGGCCATCGAGGCGCCGCCGCCCGGCAGCATGCCGATCACGACGCCGATCACCGCGCTCTTGGCATAGGCGACGGGGCCGACCTCGCGGACATGCGCAAGCGAGGGCAGGAAATCGCGGCGCCGCGGCCGGACGATCTGGGCCACCCGGTCGGCCCGCATCATCGCCGAGGGCGTCGCCGCCTGGGCGATCAGCTCGCAGACCGCGAACAGCCCGATCACGGCGGGCAACAGCCCGATGCCTTCGATCAGGTGATAGCTGCCGAAATCGAACCGGCCCTCGGGCACCATCGGGTCGATGCCCACGGTCGAGATCATCAGCCCCAGCACCATCGCCGCGATGGCCTTCGACAGCGAGCCCGACGACACGATGGTCACGGTGACGATCGCCATCAGCACCAGCGAGAACTTGTCGGGGGTCTGGAACAGGAGCGCGAGCGAACTGACCGGCTGGGCCAGCGCGATCAGCACCACCGCGCCGATCAGGCCGCCGAGCGCCGAGGAGAAGGCGCTCATTCCCAGTGCCTGCGGCCCCTCTCCGCGCTTCATCAGGGCGTGGCCGTCAAGCGTGGTGATCGCGCCCGAGGGCGCGCCGGGGATGTTCAGCGTGATGCCGGTGATCGAGCCGGAATAGATCCCGGCCATGTAGATCCCGGCCACCATGACCAGCGCATCGGTCACCTCCATGCCGAAGGTGAAGGGCAGCAGAAGCGCGATGGCCAGGGTCGCGGTCAGGCCCGGGATGGCGCCGAACACGAGCCCCAGCAGGAAGCCTCCGATCAGGTGCAGGAAGGTGGCGGGATGGGTGAGCGAGAGAAAGCCTTGGGCGAGATCGGCCAGCATGTCAGAGCCCCCAGAGCGGCAGCGACAGGCCGAAAAGCCGGTCGAAGAACAGCCAGCCGAAGCCCGTCACCCCGACCCCGACCGCCAGCGCCATCAGCGCCGAGCGGCCCCAGCGCCCGCTATCCTCGAGATTGAAGTAGAATGCGATGGCAAAGCAGTAGAGCGCAGCCGAGATCACGTAGCCCAGCCAGACGAAGCCGATCACGAAAAGCGCGGTGGCGCCGATGGCGAAAAGCGGGCCGAGCACCGGCAGCAGCCCGGGCAGCCCGGTATCGGCCGCCGCATCGGCGGCGTCCGAGGTGTCGGCGCGGCGGGCCTCAACGCGGGCGCGGAATTCCGAAATCAGCACGCGAGCCAACATGCCGTAAAGCGCGAGACACAACAGGGCAGGCAGGAAGGCGGGCCCCGGTTCGCCCGAGGCGAAGGGGCGCGGCATCTGCAGCACCTGCCAGCCATAGACGGTATTGGCGAGGGCGAGGCCGGCCGCGAACAGGATCTGGCCGTTGGTCTTTCCGGTCATGGCGGTCTCCCTTTGGCCGGTCGTGGCGCGACCGGAGGGCCGGTCGAAGGCGGGACCCGGCAAATCCGGGCCCCGCCCCCGGGGGGCTGGCCGAAGTGCTACTTCTGCAGCACGCCTTCGGCCACCAGCTGGTCGATCAGGGCGAAGGCCTTCTTCTGGGCGGCCTTCACATAGGCGGCGGTTGCCTCGGCATCCATCCAATGCGCGCCCATCGCGGATTTCTCGGCCGCTTGCTGGAATTCGGGCAGATCGAACACCGCGGCAAAGCCGGCTTCGAGCGCCGCGCGCTTGTCGGCATCGACGTCGGCCTGGGTCGCGACCAGGCGGAAGCTGCCCCAGACCACGTCATAGCCCGATTCAAGGAAGGTCGGCACATCGGGGAACTTGGGGTCGCGCGTCTCCGACATCACCGCCAGAACCCGGGCCTGACCGGCCTGCACGGCGGCATAGGCGGCCGAGATGCTCGAGGACATCGCATCGACCTCGCCCGACAGCAGCGCCTCGCGCTCGGGGCCCGAGCCCTTGGGATAGGGAATGTGCTGCACCTCGATCCCGGCCTCCTTGGCAAAGTCGAGCGCGGGCAGGTGCCAGACGCCGCCGGTGCCGACATTGGCGATCTTCAGCGTACCGGGCGCGGCCCTGGCGGCGGCGACGAAATCGTCGAGCGTGGCGAAGGGCGCATCGGCCCGCACGATCAGCGCGGTCGGATGCACGGTGACCGAGCCCAGATAGGCCAGCCGGTCGGTGTCATAGCCCGGCACCAGTTCGTAATAGGGCACGGTGATCACGCTGTCCCAGGTCAGCGAACCGATGGTGTAGCCGTCTGGCCGCGACTTCATCAGTCTGAGCGTTCCGATGCCGCTTTGCGCGCCGGTCACGTTCTGGGTGTTGATGCCGGTGCCAAGGGTTTTCTCGGCGAAGCTCATGAACTGGCGCATGACGGTATCGGTGCCGCCGCCCGCGCTCCAGGGCATGATATGGGTCAGGTCCCTGTCGGGAAAGTCGGCGGCGGCCGGCGCCGCCAGCGGCAGCGCAAGGGCGGCGGCGACCAGGGCAGCGCGCGACAGCAGCGTCCGGGGCAGGGTCAGGATCTTCATGGCGTCGTCTCCGTGTTGGGGGCGGCGCGTTTTTCGCGCTCTTGCTCGGTGCCGGGTGAGGTATCAGGTGAAATAGGGCAGTTTCTTCTTTTGCGCAGCGCGCACCCAGGAGGGCACGAAGGGCACGATCTTGTCCTGCGAGGGCACGCGGATCTCGATGAAGCTGGCGCCCTCATGGGCGAGGGCCGCGCGCAGGGCGGGCTCGATCTCGGCATCGCTCTCGATCCGCGCGGTCTGGAAGCCGAAGCCCTGGGCGACCTGCACGTAATCGACCGCGCCGAAATCGGTGCTCCAGGGTTCGTCGACATCGTCAAGCAGAATCGCCTCGCCCCGGATCCAGCCATAGGTGTCGTTGCGGGTCAGGATCACGGTGATGTTCTTGCCGCTGCGCCGGATGGTCTCGAAATCGCCCAGCACGAAGGCGAGCGAGCCATCGCCCGTCAGCGAGATCACCGGCCCGTCACCGGCGAAGGCCGCGCCGATCCCGGCGGGCACCGAATATCCCAGCGCGCCCATCGAATAATTGGTCAGATAGCGCCGTCCCGGCTCGCGCACCGACAGCAGTGCCGAAGGATAGATCGCAGCGACGCCGGGCTCGGCGGTGACGATGGCATCGGGCGGCAGCAGGGTATCGAGCGCGCGGGTCAGCTTGACCGGCGAGATCGTGCCCTCGGGCATTTCGATGTTCGAGTTGAAGACCGCATCGAGCGCCGTGCGCTTCATGTCGGTCAGGTCGAGCCGGGGACGCGTCAGATGCGGATGCTCGACCCGGATCAGCTCGGCCATATAGGCCAGCGTCGCGCGGGCATCGCCCACCATGCCCACCTTCAGCGGGAAATTGTTGCCGACATGGGCCTCGGCGATGTCGAGATGCAGGAAGGTCTTGGAAGCCGGGTCGCCATACAGCGTCCAGTGATCGGTCGAGCTGGAATCGGTATTGGTGCCGACGAAGAAGACGGTGTCGGCCGATTTGGCATAGTCATTGGCATAGCCCATGCCGCCCCGCGCGCCGATCACCCGAAGCGCCAGCGGATGGGTCTCGGCCATCAGCCCCTTGCCGGGCGTCGTCGTCGCGACCGGGACCTGCAACAGTTCGGCCAGCGCCTGCACCTCGGCGCCCGCCTTCGAGATCAGCGCGCCCTGACCGCAGACGATCAGCGGCTTTTCGGCCGCCAGCAGCGTGTCGATGGCCGCGCGGATCCTGCCGTGATCGGCCACCGGGCGGTGGGCCGGGTATTCGCTGTATTCCGGCTGGGCATAGAGATCGGCGATCTCGGCAGTCTCGTGGAAGATGTTGATTGGCACCCGGATATGGACCGGCGCGGGCCGGCCCGAGGTCGCCACCCGGAACGCCCGGCGCATCAGGATCGGAATGTCCTTCACCGAGGTCAGGTAGAAGGATTCCTTGCAGATGCTGGCATAAAGCGCGGTCTGGTCGATCCCGGTCAGCCCGTGCTTCTTGTCCTGGTTCACCGGAATGTCCGAGCTGAAGAAGATCACCGGCACCGAACTGAGGAAGGCCTCGGCAATCCCCGGGGTGCAATGGGTGACGCCCGGGCTCGGGGCCTCCAGCACAGCCGGGCGGCCGGTGACCTTGGCATAGGCCTCGGCGGCATAGGACGCGGTGCGCTCGTCGCGGGTCAGCACGAATTCGATGTTCGAATGGGCGCGCCATTCCTTGTACCAGCCGATGGTGGTCTCGCCCGGCAGGCCGAAGACATGGGACACGCCATGCAGCTCCAGCATCTTCAGGATGACCTGCGCCCCGTTCATCACCTGCGTCACCTGCGTCTCCTGCCCGTTCATGCCGTCCCGTCCGCTCCGGCCCCTGCCTGACCCGTACATGGCTCATGCCCTGGCCCGTCACCGTCTTCGCCGGGGTCCGGTTTTGGTATGCTTTGCTGTATACAGGGTGATACACAGGCCGGAACGCAAATCAATTGTTTTTCTGTCCGGCGCCCTTATTGTGGATCCGCGCCTCTTCTCCTTTCGGACGGAACCATTGAAATGGCTAAAAAAACGGCGGGTACGGTTGAAAGAGCCTATCGGATGCTCAAGGAGATGGCCGCAACCTATGCCTTCAAGCCGGATTCGCGCCTCAACGAAGGGGTGCTGGCGCGCCAGCTTGAGACCAGCCGCACGCCGCTGCGCGAAGCGCTGAACCGGCTCGCGGCCGAGGGGTTTCTGGTGTTCCGCCCCGGTCAGGGCTTTTTCTGCCGCTCGCTGACGCCGGGCGAGATCATGGACCTTTACGAGGCCCGCGCCGCGATCGAATGCGAGGCCGCCAAGCTTGCCGCGCGCCGCGCCGACCCGCAGGAACTCGACGCGCTCGAGGTCTTTCTCGAGGCCTCCTGCCCCGATTACCAGCCCGGCACCTCGCCGGTGGAACTGGTCCGGCTCGACGAAGCGTTCCATATGCGACTGACAGCACTCTCGGGCAATGCCGAGCTGAGCCGCCTTCTGGAAAACGTCAACGGACGCATCCATTTCGTGCGGCTGATCGATCTGCGCACGCTCAGCCAGCGCGACGGGCCCGAGGTCGTCACCACCGCCCCGCACCGGCGCATTCTCGACGCGGTGCGCGCGGGCGACCCCGAGGCGGCCCAGCACGAGATGCGCGGCCATATCGAGCGGCGGCTCGAAGCCGTCACCGAGAACGTGCGCAATGCCTTCGCCGAGCTTTACGCCCCCTGATCCGCATCGTCCGGCGCGTCGCGGCGACCGATCTCGGCCACGACCAGGCGCATCTGGGTGCAGAAGGCATCGATCAGGCTGGCCTTGGGGCTGTCATCGCGCGCGAGGATGCCGACCGGCCGCCCGGCCAGGCCGGGGATCGCGATCTCGCGCACCGCAACCGGGTTCGGCGCCGGCACGCAGCGCCGGGGCACCACCGCCACCCCCAGCCCGTGATAGACCATCGTCGAGATCATCTGGATACCGTCAAGCTCCATCGCCTCGTGGACGGTGATGTCCTCGCGCACCAGCCAGTCGTCGATCAGCTGCCCCGACCAGAGCGAACGGCTGATCCGGATGAAGGGATAGGCCTCGAGGATCTCGCGCGGATCGTCGAGCGGGCAATCCCCGGCGGTCAGAAGGTGGAACGGCTCTTCGGTGACGGTGTGAAAGACCAGCCGCGAGCCCAGCACCGGCGGCCGCCCGATGAAGGCCGCGTCCAGGGCGCCGCGATCGACCGGCGCCACCAGATTGGCCGAATGGGCGGGGGCGGCCTGGATATGCAGGTCGGGATAAAGCGCGCGCATCCGCTTCATCGCATGGGGCACCGCCCCGGTCATGGCGGTGAACATCGCGCCGATATTGAGCGTGCCGGTTATCGTGGCCTCGCCCCGCGCCGTGCGGCGCAGTTCGTCATAGGCGGCGAGCACCTCGATGGCCTTGGGCACCAGCAGCCGCCCGCGGGCATTCAGCTCGGGAACCCGGCGCCGCCGGTCGAAGATCTCGACGCCCAGATCCTCCTCGAACTGCTTCATCTGCAAGGAGACTGCCGAACGGGTCAGATGCTCGCTGGCTGCAGCGGCCGACAGGCTGCCATGGCGCGAGATGGCGACAAGGGTCTTCAGGCGGCGGATCGACATGGCAGGGCTCCGCAGTGGCTTTCATTAGGTTTACGCAAGGTTTCAGGCAGTTGGCAGGCCGGCGCCCGACGGGCCGCCGCCGCTTGGTCTATCGCAAGTTTTTCTTGACAGAAAGGTAAAAATTACTCGCTTGCGTAAACCTATTTTGACTAGGTAGCGTGCAGACAGCGCGGCGGACCGCCATGAACGGACGACCGCGCCCGACATATTCCGAACCTTCGAGGACGTGCCCGACTCGACCCCCGCTGCACGGGGTGCGCGGTTATGGCATGAGCAGAGATGAACAGAGCCGACCCAGAGACCGTCATACCCGTCATCGATCCGGTCAGCCGCCGGATGCGCGACACCAAGCCCTCGGCCTCGCTCGAGGCGGCGCAGCTGGCGCGGGATCTGCGCGGCCAGGGCCGCCGGGTGATCTCGCTGGCGACCGGCGAGCCCGATTTCCCGACCCCCGACCATATCAAGGCCGCCTGCGTCGCCGCGCTGGCCGAGAACCGCACCGGCTATCCGCCGGTCCAGGGCATTCCGGCGCTGCGCGAGGCGATCTGCCAGAAATTCCACCTGGACAACGACCTGGATTACCGCGCCAGTCAGGTGATCGTCGCCAATGGCGTCAAGCAGATCGTCTTCAACGCGCTGGCGGCCAGCCTCGAGCCCGGCCAGGAGGTGCTGATCCCGGCGCCGGGCTGGGTCAGCTATTCCGAGATGACGCGGCTGAATGGCGGCGTGCCAGTGTGGCTCGAAACCCGGTGGGACGACAATTTCCGCCTGCGGCCCGAGGCTCTCGAGGCCGCGATCACCGAGAACACCCGCTGGCTGATCCTCAACAACCCCTGCAACCCGACCGGCACGATCCTGACCGAGGCCGAGATCCGCGCCCTGGCAGAGGTGCTGGAGCGTCATCCGCAGGTGATGGTCCTCAGCGACGACATCTACGAGCATCTGCGCTACGGCCCCGCGCCCTATTTCACCATCGCCCAGGTCTCGGAGGCGATGAAGGCCCGGACCCTGACCGCCAATGGCGTCTCGAAGGCCTGGTGCATGACCGGCTGGCGCGTCGGCTTCGCGGCCGGGCCGCAGGCGCTGATCGACGCCA encodes:
- a CDS encoding pyridoxal phosphate-dependent aminotransferase; this translates as MRDTKPSASLEAAQLARDLRGQGRRVISLATGEPDFPTPDHIKAACVAALAENRTGYPPVQGIPALREAICQKFHLDNDLDYRASQVIVANGVKQIVFNALAASLEPGQEVLIPAPGWVSYSEMTRLNGGVPVWLETRWDDNFRLRPEALEAAITENTRWLILNNPCNPTGTILTEAEIRALAEVLERHPQVMVLSDDIYEHLRYGPAPYFTIAQVSEAMKARTLTANGVSKAWCMTGWRVGFAAGPQALIDAMRTYQGQTTGGVMHPAQFGALAALTDTRAFMGPNLEAFRARRALGVRLINETEGLSCHAPDGAFYLFVNCAPLIGATRPDGGTIASDADLTRYFVEEAEVVCVPGAAFGLSPFFRISFACGIEVLEEACLKLRAAVARLTPAKEGPSA
- a CDS encoding LysR family transcriptional regulator; its protein translation is MSIRRLKTLVAISRHGSLSAAAASEHLTRSAVSLQMKQFEEDLGVEIFDRRRRVPELNARGRLLVPKAIEVLAAYDELRRTARGEATITGTLNIGAMFTAMTGAVPHAMKRMRALYPDLHIQAAPAHSANLVAPVDRGALDAAFIGRPPVLGSRLVFHTVTEEPFHLLTAGDCPLDDPREILEAYPFIRISRSLWSGQLIDDWLVREDITVHEAMELDGIQMISTMVYHGLGVAVVPRRCVPAPNPVAVREIAIPGLAGRPVGILARDDSPKASLIDAFCTQMRLVVAEIGRRDAPDDADQGA
- a CDS encoding GntR family transcriptional regulator, with the translated sequence MAKKTAGTVERAYRMLKEMAATYAFKPDSRLNEGVLARQLETSRTPLREALNRLAAEGFLVFRPGQGFFCRSLTPGEIMDLYEARAAIECEAAKLAARRADPQELDALEVFLEASCPDYQPGTSPVELVRLDEAFHMRLTALSGNAELSRLLENVNGRIHFVRLIDLRTLSQRDGPEVVTTAPHRRILDAVRAGDPEAAQHEMRGHIERRLEAVTENVRNAFAELYAP
- a CDS encoding thiamine pyrophosphate-binding protein encodes the protein MNGQETQVTQVMNGAQVILKMLELHGVSHVFGLPGETTIGWYKEWRAHSNIEFVLTRDERTASYAAEAYAKVTGRPAVLEAPSPGVTHCTPGIAEAFLSSVPVIFFSSDIPVNQDKKHGLTGIDQTALYASICKESFYLTSVKDIPILMRRAFRVATSGRPAPVHIRVPINIFHETAEIADLYAQPEYSEYPAHRPVADHGRIRAAIDTLLAAEKPLIVCGQGALISKAGAEVQALAELLQVPVATTTPGKGLMAETHPLALRVIGARGGMGYANDYAKSADTVFFVGTNTDSSSTDHWTLYGDPASKTFLHLDIAEAHVGNNFPLKVGMVGDARATLAYMAELIRVEHPHLTRPRLDLTDMKRTALDAVFNSNIEMPEGTISPVKLTRALDTLLPPDAIVTAEPGVAAIYPSALLSVREPGRRYLTNYSMGALGYSVPAGIGAAFAGDGPVISLTGDGSLAFVLGDFETIRRSGKNITVILTRNDTYGWIRGEAILLDDVDEPWSTDFGAVDYVQVAQGFGFQTARIESDAEIEPALRAALAHEGASFIEIRVPSQDKIVPFVPSWVRAAQKKKLPYFT
- a CDS encoding tripartite tricarboxylate transporter substrate binding protein, with translation MKILTLPRTLLSRAALVAAALALPLAAPAAADFPDRDLTHIMPWSAGGGTDTVMRQFMSFAEKTLGTGINTQNVTGAQSGIGTLRLMKSRPDGYTIGSLTWDSVITVPYYELVPGYDTDRLAYLGSVTVHPTALIVRADAPFATLDDFVAAARAAPGTLKIANVGTGGVWHLPALDFAKEAGIEVQHIPYPKGSGPEREALLSGEVDAMSSSISAAYAAVQAGQARVLAVMSETRDPKFPDVPTFLESGYDVVWGSFRLVATQADVDADKRAALEAGFAAVFDLPEFQQAAEKSAMGAHWMDAEATAAYVKAAQKKAFALIDQLVAEGVLQK